A stretch of the Haloarcula ordinaria genome encodes the following:
- the lonB gene encoding ATP-dependent protease LonB has translation MSDNTDTDAAPDPERDAGNAEDGTATESHEDVADDEPSDLPADEPAPDEPTAGDGASSETTLGSDVTVDGDSNLREDEEELLGGLDIETTADIQVPERLVDQVIGQDHARDVIKKAAKQRRHVMMIGSPGTGKSMLAKAMSQLLPREELQDVLVYHNPDDGNEPKVRTVPGGKGEQIVEAHKEEARKRNQMRTFLMWIIIAIVIGYSLIIVQQILLGILAAGVIYLAFRYGSRGSDAMIPNLLVNNASQKTAPFEDATGAHAGALLGDVRHDPFQSGGMETPSHDRVEPGAIHQANKGVLFVDEINTLDIRSQQKLMTAIQEGEFSITGQSERSSGAMVQTEPVPCDFIMIAAGNLDAMENMHPALRSRIKGYGYEVYMDDTIEDDAEMRRKYARFVAQEVENDGRLPHFTEAAVEEVILEARRRAGRKGHLTLKFRDLGGLVRVAGDIARAEDQERTTRDDVLQAKRRSRSIEQQLADNYIERRKDYELTVNSGDVVGRVNGLAVMGEDSGIVLPVMAEVTPSQGPGQVIATGQLQEMAEEAVQNVSAIIKKFSDEDISEKDVHIQFVQAGEGGVDGDSASITVATAVISALENVPVEQNIAMTGSLSVRGDVLPVGGVTHKIEAAAKAGLDTVIIPEANTQDVMIEDEYEDMIEIIPVSHISEVLEVALSGEPEKDSLVDRLKSITGKALEHEVGRQGGSPSPQ, from the coding sequence ATGAGCGACAATACCGACACAGACGCGGCTCCCGACCCTGAGCGGGACGCCGGTAACGCCGAGGATGGGACGGCGACCGAGAGCCACGAGGACGTGGCCGACGACGAGCCCTCCGATCTGCCGGCGGACGAACCGGCTCCCGACGAACCGACGGCCGGTGACGGGGCTTCGTCAGAGACGACGCTGGGAAGCGACGTGACGGTCGACGGCGACTCGAACCTCCGCGAGGACGAGGAGGAACTACTGGGTGGGTTGGACATCGAGACCACCGCCGACATCCAGGTCCCCGAACGACTCGTCGACCAGGTCATCGGGCAGGACCACGCCCGTGACGTCATCAAGAAAGCGGCCAAACAGCGCCGCCACGTGATGATGATCGGCTCGCCCGGGACGGGCAAGTCGATGCTCGCGAAGGCGATGAGTCAGCTGCTCCCCCGAGAGGAACTCCAGGACGTCCTGGTCTATCACAACCCCGACGACGGGAACGAACCGAAGGTCCGGACCGTTCCGGGCGGCAAGGGCGAACAGATCGTCGAGGCCCACAAGGAAGAGGCCCGCAAGCGAAACCAGATGCGGACCTTCCTGATGTGGATCATCATCGCCATCGTCATCGGCTACTCGCTGATCATCGTCCAGCAGATTCTGCTGGGCATCCTCGCGGCCGGTGTCATCTACCTCGCGTTCCGCTACGGCTCGCGTGGCAGCGACGCGATGATCCCGAACCTGCTGGTCAACAACGCCAGCCAGAAGACCGCCCCGTTCGAGGACGCGACCGGCGCCCACGCTGGTGCGCTGCTGGGCGACGTCCGCCACGACCCGTTCCAGTCCGGCGGGATGGAGACGCCGAGCCACGACCGTGTGGAACCCGGCGCCATCCACCAGGCCAACAAGGGCGTGCTGTTCGTCGACGAGATCAACACCCTGGACATCCGCAGCCAGCAGAAGCTGATGACGGCCATCCAGGAAGGCGAGTTCTCCATCACGGGCCAGTCCGAGCGCTCCTCGGGCGCGATGGTCCAGACCGAACCCGTCCCGTGTGACTTCATCATGATCGCGGCGGGGAACCTCGACGCGATGGAGAACATGCACCCTGCGCTCCGCAGCCGTATCAAGGGCTACGGGTACGAGGTGTACATGGACGACACCATCGAGGACGACGCCGAGATGCGCCGGAAGTACGCCCGCTTCGTCGCTCAGGAAGTCGAGAACGACGGGCGGCTCCCGCACTTCACCGAGGCCGCCGTCGAGGAGGTCATCCTCGAGGCCCGCCGACGTGCCGGCCGCAAAGGGCACCTCACGCTGAAGTTCCGTGACCTCGGTGGCCTCGTTCGCGTCGCCGGCGACATCGCCCGCGCCGAGGACCAGGAGCGGACCACCCGCGACGACGTGCTCCAGGCCAAGCGCCGCTCCCGGTCCATCGAGCAACAGCTCGCGGACAACTACATCGAGCGCCGCAAGGACTACGAGCTCACCGTCAACTCCGGCGACGTGGTCGGCCGCGTCAACGGACTGGCGGTCATGGGCGAGGACAGCGGTATCGTCCTCCCCGTCATGGCCGAAGTCACGCCCTCCCAGGGCCCCGGCCAGGTCATCGCGACCGGGCAGCTCCAGGAGATGGCCGAAGAGGCCGTCCAGAACGTCTCGGCCATCATCAAGAAGTTCAGCGACGAGGACATCTCGGAGAAGGACGTCCACATCCAGTTCGTCCAGGCCGGTGAGGGCGGCGTCGACGGCGACTCCGCTTCCATCACGGTCGCCACGGCCGTCATCTCCGCGCTGGAGAACGTCCCGGTCGAGCAGAACATCGCCATGACCGGCTCGCTGTCGGTGCGGGGCGACGTGCTCCCGGTCGGCGGCGTCACGCACAAGATCGAGGCCGCCGCGAAGGCCGGCCTCGACACGGTCATCATCCCCGAGGCCAACACCCAGGACGTGATGATCGAAGACGAGTACGAGGACATGATCGAGATCATCCCGGTCTCGCACATCTCCGAGGTGCTCGAGGTTGCGCTCTCCGGCGAACCGGAGAAAGACTCGCTGGTCGACCGCCTCAAGTCCATCACGGGCAAGGCACTCGAACACGAGGTCGGCCGCCAGGGCGGCAGTCCCAGCCCGCAGTAA
- a CDS encoding nicotinamide-nucleotide adenylyltransferase codes for MRGFYIGRFQPYHDGHHAMVERIADEVDELVLGIGSADDSHTTHDPFTAGERIMMITKAVAEFDLTTYVVPLEDINRNAVWVSHVESMCPDFDVAYSNNPLVVRLFEESGIEVRQSPMFDRKRLEGTEIRERMILDESWRDRVPEPVVDVIEECHGVKRLQYVSDTDTLDRYTSDEEAEADPAEE; via the coding sequence ATGCGCGGGTTCTACATCGGTCGCTTCCAGCCCTACCACGACGGCCACCACGCGATGGTCGAACGCATCGCGGACGAGGTGGACGAGCTGGTGCTGGGCATCGGGAGCGCGGACGATTCCCACACGACACACGACCCCTTCACCGCCGGCGAGCGGATCATGATGATAACGAAGGCCGTCGCCGAGTTCGACCTGACCACCTACGTCGTCCCGCTCGAGGACATCAATCGGAACGCGGTGTGGGTGAGCCACGTCGAGAGCATGTGCCCCGACTTCGACGTCGCCTACTCGAACAACCCACTGGTCGTCAGGCTGTTCGAGGAGTCCGGCATCGAGGTCCGCCAGTCGCCCATGTTCGACCGGAAACGCCTCGAGGGCACTGAGATTCGCGAGCGGATGATACTCGACGAGTCCTGGCGCGACAGGGTCCCCGAACCGGTCGTCGACGTCATCGAGGAGTGTCACGGCGTCAAGCGGCTCCAGTACGTCTCCGACACCGACACGCTGGACCGGTACACCTCGGACGAGGAGGCAGAGGCCGATCCGGCAGAGGAATGA